A single region of the Halopiger xanaduensis SH-6 genome encodes:
- the pyrF gene encoding orotidine-5'-phosphate decarboxylase codes for MNFFDRLHDRIRTVDSVVSVGLDPDLDRLPDLLEEYDLPRWAFNRRIIDATHEHAAVFKPNAAFYEDPDGWRALEETVAYAHGKNVPVLLDAKRADIGNTTRQYAKLLETVDAITVNPYMGRDSLQPFLADAESGVFVLCRTSNPGGADIQDLELETGEPVYERVAALADLWNENDNVGLVVGATQPEELEELREQVPDLPFLVPGIGAQGGDAEAAVEYGLADGVGLVNSSRGIIFAGENDGEEFAKASEQAAKRLKKRLNQYRD; via the coding sequence ATGAACTTCTTCGACCGGCTGCACGACCGCATCCGAACGGTCGACAGCGTCGTCAGCGTCGGGCTCGACCCCGACCTCGACCGGCTCCCAGACCTCCTCGAGGAGTACGACCTCCCCCGCTGGGCCTTCAACCGGCGGATCATCGACGCGACCCACGAACACGCCGCCGTCTTCAAACCCAACGCCGCCTTCTACGAGGATCCGGACGGCTGGCGCGCCCTGGAGGAGACCGTCGCGTACGCGCACGGGAAAAACGTCCCCGTCCTGCTCGACGCGAAGCGCGCCGATATCGGGAACACGACCCGACAGTACGCCAAACTGCTCGAGACCGTCGACGCGATCACGGTCAACCCCTACATGGGCCGGGACTCGCTGCAGCCGTTCCTCGCCGACGCGGAGTCGGGCGTGTTCGTCCTCTGTCGCACGTCCAACCCGGGCGGCGCAGACATTCAGGACCTGGAACTCGAGACCGGCGAACCGGTCTACGAGCGGGTCGCGGCGCTGGCCGACCTCTGGAACGAGAACGACAACGTCGGCCTCGTCGTCGGCGCGACCCAACCCGAGGAACTCGAGGAACTGCGCGAACAGGTTCCCGACCTCCCCTTCCTCGTGCCGGGAATCGGCGCGCAGGGCGGCGACGCGGAGGCGGCCGTCGAATACGGGCTCGCGGACGGCGTCGGCCTCGTCAACTCCTCGCGCGGGATCATCTTCGCCGGCGAAAACGATGGCGAGGAGTTCGCGAAGGCGAGTGAACAGGCGGCCAAGCGGCTGAAAAAACGGCTGAACCAGTATCGGGACTGA
- a CDS encoding Lrp/AsnC family transcriptional regulator: MTERTGGDYRLDEIDRRIVYALMGDARNTAAPAIAEEVSVSPATIRNRIAKLEEHGVIEGYHATVDFERADGSLMNLFLCHAPFDEVEGLARRVGTVPGVVNVRELMGGRMNLHVLAVGTDTSDLRRIGRELEKMNVEIEDEFLLQNEHTFPYAPYGPADGRRREPLTDYISLTGGAEVVEVTVAEDAPIAGRTLEEADDDGILDDHTLVIAIERDDDVITPHGDTEIRPYDVVTVFSPTDADEPALRGFRGPDGDVESTRVR; this comes from the coding sequence ATGACCGAGCGAACCGGCGGCGACTACCGGCTCGACGAGATCGATCGTCGGATCGTCTACGCACTCATGGGCGACGCGCGCAACACCGCCGCACCCGCGATCGCCGAGGAAGTGAGCGTCTCGCCCGCGACGATCCGCAACCGGATCGCGAAACTCGAGGAGCACGGCGTCATCGAGGGCTACCACGCGACCGTCGACTTCGAACGCGCCGACGGCTCGCTGATGAACCTGTTCCTGTGTCACGCGCCCTTCGACGAGGTCGAAGGACTCGCCCGCCGGGTCGGCACGGTTCCCGGCGTCGTCAACGTCCGCGAACTGATGGGCGGGCGGATGAACCTCCACGTCCTCGCCGTCGGGACGGACACCTCCGACCTCCGGCGGATCGGCCGCGAACTCGAGAAGATGAACGTCGAGATCGAGGACGAGTTTCTCCTGCAGAACGAGCACACCTTCCCGTACGCGCCGTACGGTCCGGCCGACGGCCGCCGGCGCGAACCGCTGACCGACTACATCAGCCTCACCGGCGGCGCAGAGGTCGTCGAGGTGACCGTCGCCGAGGACGCGCCGATCGCCGGCCGCACGCTCGAGGAAGCCGACGACGACGGCATCCTCGACGATCACACGCTCGTGATCGCCATCGAGCGCGACGACGACGTGATCACGCCCCACGGCGACACCGAGATTCGACCGTACGACGTCGTCACGGTGTTCTCGCCGACCGACGCGGACGAGCCCGCGCTCCGCGGGTTCCGCGGCCCGGACGGCGACGTCGAGTCGACACGGGTACGCTGA
- a CDS encoding TrkH family potassium uptake protein has product MRIRVDWRSSCSLSGTVLKWIAVPLAVPLLLAVVDGDDVLPFAAAVVVTVVLGAALELLSDDRELGQREGFLMVAFTWLSVGLVGAIPFYLAGLAAGPDSAFYSLVNAAFESMSGLTTTGATIMNGWDFANQSRAILLWRQILQWLGGLGILIVAIGLLSNLMVGGAQLMETETQTKNVTKLTPQIESTARLIWGLYVGLTVLAAATFYALQLLGLAENMHLFNAVAHALTSVSTAGFSPEAESIAAFEPIVQWAITPFMLLGATNFVLLYYVVQGDFERPLESEELRFYLGLVVGISAIVAFIIGIDPEMDFGLEATIRHGVFNVVSMVTTTGYASANFDLWTAGAKHVLFLCMFLGGMAGSTTCSIKTLRWLVIVKGLYRNFFTSIHPEAVRPVRLGDGVVDEETITDIFAYVMLAIVIFFLLTVLIVVDAARSGTTVTEFEALGAAASIFLNIGPAFGMAGPMDNYAGFPATTRAVMVIMMWIGRIEIIPVLVLLLPAYWQS; this is encoded by the coding sequence ATGCGAATCCGTGTCGACTGGCGCTCGAGTTGTAGCCTCTCGGGGACGGTGCTAAAGTGGATCGCGGTCCCGCTCGCGGTGCCGCTCTTGCTCGCCGTCGTCGACGGTGACGACGTCCTCCCGTTCGCGGCCGCCGTAGTGGTGACGGTCGTCCTGGGGGCGGCCCTCGAACTGTTGAGCGACGACCGCGAACTCGGCCAGCGGGAGGGGTTCCTGATGGTCGCGTTCACGTGGCTCAGCGTCGGCCTCGTCGGGGCGATCCCGTTCTATCTGGCGGGGCTCGCCGCCGGCCCCGACTCCGCGTTCTACAGCCTCGTCAACGCCGCTTTCGAGAGCATGAGCGGGCTCACGACGACGGGGGCAACGATCATGAACGGCTGGGACTTCGCGAACCAGTCGCGCGCGATCTTGCTCTGGCGCCAGATCCTCCAGTGGCTCGGCGGCCTCGGCATCCTGATCGTCGCGATCGGCCTGCTGTCGAACCTGATGGTCGGGGGCGCCCAGTTGATGGAGACGGAGACGCAGACCAAGAACGTCACCAAGCTGACCCCGCAGATCGAGAGCACGGCGCGGCTCATCTGGGGGCTGTACGTCGGGCTGACGGTCCTGGCGGCGGCGACGTTCTACGCCCTGCAGCTTCTCGGACTCGCGGAGAACATGCACCTCTTCAACGCCGTCGCCCACGCCCTCACCAGCGTCTCGACTGCCGGCTTCTCGCCCGAAGCCGAGAGCATCGCCGCGTTCGAGCCGATCGTGCAGTGGGCGATCACGCCGTTCATGCTGCTGGGCGCGACCAACTTCGTGCTGCTGTACTACGTCGTGCAGGGCGATTTCGAACGGCCGCTCGAGTCCGAGGAGCTTCGCTTCTACCTCGGTCTCGTCGTCGGGATCAGCGCGATCGTCGCGTTCATCATCGGCATCGACCCCGAGATGGACTTCGGGCTCGAGGCGACGATCAGACACGGCGTCTTCAACGTCGTCTCGATGGTGACGACGACGGGCTACGCCTCGGCGAACTTCGACCTCTGGACCGCGGGGGCGAAACACGTGCTCTTCCTGTGTATGTTCCTCGGCGGCATGGCCGGCAGCACGACCTGCTCGATCAAGACGCTGCGGTGGCTCGTGATCGTCAAGGGGCTGTACCGCAACTTCTTCACGTCGATCCACCCGGAGGCGGTCCGCCCCGTCCGGCTGGGCGACGGCGTCGTCGACGAGGAGACGATCACCGACATCTTCGCCTACGTGATGCTCGCGATCGTGATCTTCTTCCTGCTGACGGTGCTGATCGTCGTCGACGCCGCTCGATCGGGGACGACGGTCACCGAGTTCGAGGCGCTCGGCGCCGCCGCGTCGATCTTCCTCAACATCGGGCCCGCGTTCGGCATGGCCGGCCCCATGGACAACTACGCCGGCTTCCCCGCCACGACGCGCGCCGTCATGGTGATCATGATGTGGATCGGCCGTATCGAGATCATTCCGGTGCTCGTGTTGTTGCTGCCGGCGTACTGGCAGTCCTGA
- the trkA gene encoding Trk system potassium transporter TrkA: protein MRVVIVGAGEVGRAIAANLDDSHDVVIVDRDGDVVEELTYSLDVLALEGDGTELETLREADVERADLVIACTDSDESNVVVCGATKTVSDAFTIARVRRRTLLETWEGSQGAFGVDFMVCTDLLTAQTIFRISGLPSSQDVDTFVGGLVRMAEFEIDADSPIVDTTVEEADCYDSLTFAAIFRDDDMIVARGDAVLRAGDRVVVIGSADSVSDFAQDVVPVASDDADEVVIVGASEIGFQAAREFEDHGYRPRLIERDHDRAREVAEALPDTLVMESDATDADFLAREHVDEADVVIAALDGDEKNLLVSLLAKRLGVDRTVAVIENLEYAELFETVGVDVAINPREETAEEIVRFTRAGRTEKVAMLEHDRAEVIEFEVAPDSVLAGETIVDATTHLPDRVVIGAISRAGELVTPRGGTVIEPGDHVVVFVDAAVLDEVVEAI, encoded by the coding sequence GTGCGCGTAGTCATCGTCGGTGCCGGCGAAGTCGGTCGCGCGATCGCCGCCAATCTGGATGACTCGCACGACGTCGTCATCGTCGATCGGGACGGCGACGTCGTCGAGGAGCTCACGTACTCGCTGGACGTCCTCGCGCTCGAGGGCGACGGGACCGAGCTCGAGACGCTCCGCGAGGCGGACGTCGAGCGGGCCGACCTGGTCATCGCCTGTACCGACAGCGACGAGTCGAACGTCGTCGTCTGCGGCGCGACGAAGACGGTCAGCGACGCGTTCACGATCGCACGGGTCAGGCGGCGGACGCTGCTGGAAACCTGGGAAGGGTCCCAGGGCGCGTTCGGCGTCGACTTCATGGTCTGTACCGACCTGCTGACGGCTCAGACGATCTTCCGCATCTCGGGCCTTCCGTCGTCGCAGGACGTCGACACGTTCGTCGGCGGCCTCGTCCGGATGGCGGAGTTCGAGATCGACGCCGATAGCCCGATCGTCGATACGACCGTCGAGGAGGCCGACTGTTACGACTCCCTGACGTTCGCGGCCATCTTCCGCGACGACGACATGATCGTCGCCCGCGGGGACGCCGTGTTGCGAGCCGGCGATCGGGTCGTCGTCATCGGCAGCGCCGACTCCGTCAGCGACTTCGCGCAGGACGTCGTCCCGGTCGCGAGCGACGACGCCGACGAAGTCGTCATCGTCGGCGCCAGCGAGATCGGCTTCCAGGCCGCCCGCGAGTTCGAGGACCACGGCTACCGACCGCGCCTGATCGAGCGGGATCACGACCGTGCTCGCGAGGTTGCCGAGGCCCTTCCGGACACGCTGGTGATGGAAAGCGACGCGACCGACGCCGACTTCCTCGCGCGCGAGCACGTCGACGAGGCCGACGTCGTCATCGCCGCGCTCGACGGCGACGAGAAGAACCTGCTCGTCTCGCTGCTGGCCAAGCGTCTCGGCGTCGACCGCACCGTCGCCGTCATCGAGAACTTGGAGTACGCGGAGCTGTTCGAGACGGTCGGCGTCGACGTCGCGATCAATCCGCGCGAGGAGACCGCCGAGGAGATCGTCCGCTTCACGCGGGCCGGCCGCACCGAGAAGGTCGCGATGTTGGAACACGACCGCGCGGAGGTAATCGAGTTCGAGGTCGCGCCGGACAGCGTCCTCGCGGGCGAGACGATCGTCGACGCGACGACGCACCTCCCGGACCGCGTCGTCATCGGCGCGATCTCCCGGGCTGGCGAACTCGTGACGCCCCGCGGCGGAACGGTCATCGAACCGGGCGATCACGTCGTCGTCTTCGTCGACGCGGCGGTGCTCGACGAGGTCGTCGAGGCGATCTGA
- a CDS encoding TrkH family potassium uptake protein, whose translation MRYTLRVDWRSGLSLVGTILAFLSLAYVVPIVTALLYGGDDLWLFVVTMAATAGFGLALRRLEPEPDPGAREAFMVVALTWLFAAVFGAVPFVLAGNGTVAHPVNALFESMSGFTTTGATVMGDISFETHSRAMLMWRQLTQWVGGMGIIVLAVAILSQMAVGGAQLMEAETPGPGVSKLTPHIAETARVLWIAYVGFTVLYITLLYAAHLAGYAPSMDAYNAVAHGLTTLPTGGFSPEARSIEAFSPVVQWLVVPFMFIAGVNFVLWWHVVSGDPRTMLRDNEFRLYLGAVTVLSIVGTAMLFYSTLEGPDGQIGGNLERSARYATFQIASLVNSTGYANIDFAQWNGPTKGLLLFAMFIGGSTGSTGGGIKVLRWLVILKTFRREIFTTIHPEAVRPVRMNGRILDEDAVRGIYSFSLLFLVLFFVGIALLAVDAARVGLYADPDFEVIDIVGASIATLGNIGPGLGTVTGPMGGYNDFPLSSKGLMIVYMWIGRLEIFPVLVLLTRAYWQS comes from the coding sequence ATGCGATACACCCTGCGAGTCGACTGGCGGTCCGGGCTGAGCCTCGTCGGTACCATCCTCGCCTTTCTCTCGCTCGCGTACGTCGTACCGATCGTCACCGCCCTGCTGTACGGCGGCGACGACCTCTGGTTGTTCGTCGTCACGATGGCGGCGACCGCCGGCTTCGGCCTCGCGCTGCGCCGACTCGAGCCCGAGCCGGATCCGGGCGCCCGCGAGGCGTTCATGGTCGTCGCGCTCACGTGGCTGTTCGCGGCGGTGTTCGGCGCCGTCCCGTTCGTCCTCGCGGGCAACGGGACCGTCGCCCATCCGGTCAACGCCCTCTTCGAGAGCATGAGCGGGTTCACGACGACCGGAGCGACCGTCATGGGCGATATCTCCTTCGAGACCCACTCCCGGGCAATGTTGATGTGGCGCCAGCTGACCCAGTGGGTCGGCGGCATGGGGATCATCGTCCTCGCGGTCGCGATCCTCTCGCAGATGGCCGTCGGCGGCGCCCAGCTGATGGAGGCCGAGACGCCCGGGCCGGGGGTCTCGAAGCTCACACCACACATCGCCGAGACCGCCCGGGTTCTGTGGATCGCCTACGTCGGGTTCACCGTCCTCTACATCACCTTGCTGTACGCGGCGCACCTGGCCGGCTACGCGCCGAGCATGGACGCGTACAACGCCGTCGCCCACGGACTCACGACGCTGCCGACCGGCGGCTTCTCGCCGGAAGCCAGGAGTATCGAGGCGTTCTCGCCGGTCGTGCAGTGGCTCGTGGTCCCGTTCATGTTCATCGCCGGGGTCAACTTCGTGCTCTGGTGGCACGTCGTCTCGGGCGATCCGCGAACGATGCTCCGGGACAACGAGTTCCGGCTCTATCTCGGCGCCGTCACCGTCCTCTCGATCGTCGGCACGGCCATGCTCTTCTATTCGACGCTCGAGGGGCCGGACGGGCAGATCGGCGGGAACCTCGAGCGGTCGGCCCGCTACGCGACGTTCCAGATCGCGTCGCTGGTCAACTCGACGGGGTACGCAAATATCGACTTCGCCCAGTGGAACGGTCCGACGAAGGGACTGCTCCTGTTCGCGATGTTCATCGGCGGCTCGACGGGGTCGACCGGCGGCGGGATCAAGGTCCTCCGGTGGCTGGTGATCCTGAAGACGTTCCGCCGAGAGATCTTCACGACGATCCACCCGGAGGCCGTCCGCCCCGTGCGGATGAACGGACGGATTCTCGACGAGGACGCGGTTCGCGGAATCTACTCCTTCTCCCTGTTGTTCCTCGTGCTCTTCTTCGTCGGCATCGCGCTCCTCGCGGTGGACGCCGCTCGCGTTGGCCTGTACGCCGACCCCGACTTCGAGGTGATCGACATCGTGGGCGCGTCGATCGCGACGCTTGGCAACATCGGCCCAGGACTCGGAACCGTTACCGGGCCGATGGGCGGCTACAACGATTTCCCGCTCTCCTCGAAGGGGCTGATGATCGTCTACATGTGGATCGGCCGCCTCGAGATCTTCCCGGTGCTCGTGTTGCTGACGCGGGCGTACTGGCAGAGCTAG
- a CDS encoding VOC family protein produces the protein MTANAHDLQSHHVGITVEDLEAVLPFYRDVLGFDVADRFQVDGEAFSTAVGVDDAAANFVHLEADGIRVEIVEYEPQARASPDAGLNQPGAKHLGFTVADLESFYADLPDDVETLSEPQTTATGNSILFLRDPEDNLVEVLEIAE, from the coding sequence ATGACCGCGAACGCACACGACCTGCAGTCCCACCACGTCGGAATCACCGTCGAGGACCTCGAGGCCGTCCTGCCCTTTTACCGCGACGTCCTCGGCTTCGACGTCGCCGATCGGTTCCAGGTCGACGGCGAAGCCTTTTCGACGGCCGTCGGCGTCGACGACGCCGCCGCGAACTTCGTCCACCTCGAGGCGGACGGCATCCGCGTCGAGATCGTCGAGTACGAGCCCCAGGCTCGAGCGTCGCCGGACGCCGGACTCAATCAGCCGGGAGCGAAGCATCTCGGTTTCACGGTCGCGGACCTCGAGTCGTTCTACGCCGACCTGCCGGACGATGTCGAGACACTCAGCGAACCGCAGACGACCGCGACGGGGAACTCGATTCTGTTCCTGCGAGATCCCGAGGACAATCTCGTGGAAGTGCTCGAGATCGCTGAATAG
- a CDS encoding methylglyoxal synthase produces the protein MTRVALIAHDEKKPDLIEFAQNHEEQLREYELIATGTTGKRLMEATDLEIERKESGPLGGDMMIGAEVAEEKLDGVVFLRDPLRAQPHEPDISALLRICDVRDTALATNLASAEFLIEGLAD, from the coding sequence ATGACCCGCGTTGCACTCATTGCACACGACGAGAAGAAGCCGGACCTGATCGAGTTCGCGCAGAACCACGAGGAGCAACTGCGCGAGTACGAACTGATCGCGACCGGAACGACCGGCAAACGCCTCATGGAGGCGACCGACCTCGAGATCGAACGCAAGGAGTCGGGCCCGCTGGGCGGCGACATGATGATCGGCGCGGAGGTCGCGGAGGAGAAGCTCGACGGCGTCGTCTTCCTACGGGATCCGCTGCGCGCCCAGCCCCACGAGCCGGATATCTCCGCACTCTTGCGGATCTGCGACGTCCGCGATACCGCGCTGGCGACGAACCTCGCGTCCGCGGAGTTTCTCATCGAGGGGCTGGCCGACTAA
- a CDS encoding cation:proton antiporter regulatory subunit has protein sequence MTIYESDLPGVGKKFEVELENDERLVIVTHNTGKREVYLKENPDADGDKLFEVSDRLARKVGTILEGAYFQPVQAEAVETMLSDDTFLEWFNVTDTAEIAGQTLEEAAIRERTGVSVIAIQRGDDLISPPTPETVLEVGDTLVVVGEREECAEFETLLGDEI, from the coding sequence ATGACCATCTACGAGAGCGACCTCCCCGGCGTCGGGAAGAAGTTCGAGGTCGAACTCGAGAACGACGAACGACTCGTCATCGTCACGCACAACACGGGGAAGCGGGAGGTGTACCTGAAGGAGAATCCGGACGCCGACGGCGACAAACTGTTCGAGGTGTCGGACCGGCTCGCACGCAAGGTCGGGACGATTCTGGAGGGCGCGTACTTCCAGCCGGTGCAGGCCGAGGCCGTGGAGACGATGCTCTCGGACGATACCTTCCTCGAGTGGTTCAACGTCACCGACACGGCCGAGATCGCCGGCCAGACCCTCGAAGAAGCGGCGATACGGGAGCGAACGGGCGTTTCCGTCATCGCGATCCAGCGCGGCGACGACCTGATCTCGCCGCCGACGCCGGAGACGGTTCTCGAGGTCGGCGACACCCTCGTCGTCGTCGGTGAGCGGGAGGAGTGCGCCGAGTTCGAAACCCTGCTGGGTGACGAGATTTAA
- a CDS encoding cation:proton antiporter, whose translation MATAESTALIDVGVLFVAVAVAGYLANRINQSVIPFYILVGMLLGEHVLGTVDFPALLGMDLVPHGSDLALVETDFIYVGHEIGIVLLLFFLGLEFNLGRLLASKERIGKAGTVDLAINFGVGLVLGYALFGAFLPAFLTAGIVYISSSAIITKSLLDLGWIANDESDAMLGTLVFEDLFIAVYLSVATALVLGSGDVGAALGQIGIAVGFILALLLLVYLGTEWFQRGLDTDSHEFVVLRALGVTLLIAGAALSLGVSEAVAAFFVGMAFSSTDHVHDLENLLEPLRDAFAAIFFFWIGLVTDPSLFLGVAGLIAVAVIATTPTKLVSGYLGGRIYDLSERRSVRVGLGMSTRGEFSLIIASLALQGAGTGLAEGVAADIYAFAVGYVLVMSVLGTSLMQYADRIESVVVPRLEARAGTQAQTGGD comes from the coding sequence GTGGCAACTGCTGAATCGACCGCGCTGATCGACGTCGGCGTCCTCTTCGTGGCCGTCGCCGTCGCCGGTTACCTCGCGAACCGAATCAACCAGTCGGTGATCCCGTTTTACATCCTCGTCGGCATGCTGCTCGGCGAGCACGTCCTCGGCACCGTCGACTTCCCGGCCCTGCTCGGAATGGACCTCGTGCCCCACGGGTCGGACCTCGCGCTCGTCGAGACCGACTTCATCTACGTCGGTCACGAGATCGGGATCGTCCTGCTGCTGTTCTTCCTCGGCCTCGAGTTCAACCTGGGCCGGCTCCTCGCCTCGAAGGAGCGCATCGGGAAAGCGGGGACGGTCGACCTCGCGATCAACTTCGGCGTCGGGCTGGTGCTCGGCTACGCGCTGTTCGGCGCGTTCCTGCCGGCCTTCCTCACCGCCGGAATCGTCTATATCTCCTCGTCGGCGATCATCACGAAGTCGCTGCTCGATCTGGGCTGGATCGCCAACGACGAGTCCGACGCGATGCTCGGAACGCTGGTCTTCGAGGACCTCTTTATCGCCGTCTACCTGTCCGTCGCGACCGCGCTGGTGCTCGGCAGCGGAGACGTCGGCGCGGCGCTCGGACAGATCGGGATCGCCGTCGGCTTCATCCTCGCGCTCCTCCTGCTGGTCTACCTGGGCACCGAGTGGTTCCAGCGCGGTCTGGACACCGACTCCCACGAGTTCGTCGTGCTCCGGGCGCTCGGCGTCACGCTGCTGATCGCGGGCGCCGCGCTCTCGCTCGGGGTCAGCGAGGCCGTCGCCGCCTTCTTCGTCGGCATGGCCTTCTCCTCGACCGACCACGTCCACGACTTAGAGAACCTGCTCGAGCCGCTGCGGGACGCCTTCGCGGCGATCTTCTTCTTCTGGATCGGGCTCGTTACCGATCCGTCGCTGTTCCTCGGCGTCGCGGGGCTCATCGCGGTCGCGGTGATCGCGACGACGCCGACGAAACTGGTCAGCGGCTACCTCGGCGGTCGGATCTACGACTTAAGCGAGCGCCGGTCGGTCCGCGTCGGCCTCGGGATGTCAACCCGCGGCGAGTTCTCGCTGATCATCGCGAGTCTGGCGCTCCAGGGGGCCGGCACCGGCCTCGCGGAGGGCGTCGCCGCGGACATCTACGCGTTCGCCGTCGGCTACGTCTTGGTCATGAGCGTCCTCGGCACCTCGCTCATGCAGTACGCCGACCGGATCGAATCCGTCGTCGTGCCGCGACTCGAGGCCCGCGCCGGGACGCAGGCACAAACGGGCGGCGACTGA
- a CDS encoding HAD family hydrolase, translating to MPQAVVFDLDYTLAVPTRDRETILQDAVDAVGAPSLSREDYLEVHGRHLTRESREPIFADLLADRESDADPAAVATAYRETIADALEPLPGVEAMLADLRTEYRVGLLTNGPVRAQRDKLETLGWEDAFDAALVTGELEAGKPDPRAFEAIAAELDVDPADAVYVGDDVDADVTGATNAGMTPVQVLLEDGPDPDSRAVAHVEQREIATALPAVLADLE from the coding sequence ATGCCACAGGCGGTCGTCTTCGACCTCGACTACACGCTCGCGGTACCGACCCGGGACCGGGAGACCATTCTACAGGACGCCGTCGACGCCGTCGGCGCCCCGTCGCTCTCGCGCGAGGACTACCTCGAGGTCCACGGCCGGCACCTCACGCGGGAGTCGCGCGAGCCGATCTTCGCGGACCTGCTGGCCGACCGCGAGAGCGACGCCGATCCGGCCGCCGTCGCGACGGCCTACCGCGAGACGATCGCGGACGCGCTCGAGCCGCTCCCCGGCGTCGAAGCGATGCTCGCGGACCTCCGGACCGAGTACCGCGTCGGCCTGCTCACCAACGGCCCCGTGCGCGCCCAGCGGGACAAACTCGAGACGCTCGGTTGGGAGGACGCCTTCGACGCGGCGCTGGTCACGGGCGAACTCGAGGCCGGCAAACCCGACCCCCGCGCGTTCGAGGCGATCGCGGCGGAGTTGGACGTCGATCCGGCCGACGCGGTCTACGTCGGCGACGACGTCGACGCCGACGTCACCGGCGCGACCAACGCCGGCATGACCCCGGTGCAGGTGCTGCTCGAGGACGGCCCCGATCCGGATTCGCGGGCGGTCGCCCACGTGGAGCAGCGCGAGATCGCGACGGCGCTGCCGGCGGTGCTCGCGGACCTCGAGTGA
- a CDS encoding alpha/beta fold hydrolase, which produces MPLNHIRRGTGEPLVLVHGLGGSWRTWLPVLDDLAAEREVIAVDLPGHGATPPSPGETSIETLTDAVTSFLEANDLRGVDIVGNSMGGRLVLELARRGVVGATVALDPGGFWTGWERYFFYATLAPSIRLVRLLQPVLTPLTESAAGRTLLLAQLSARPWELPADVAREELRTFADSPVFDELLRRLAFGPGQPGTADAPGPVVIGWGRKDLVTLPRQATRATARFPDARLHWFEGSGHYPHWDAPAETVRLIQASTGSLERTEI; this is translated from the coding sequence ATGCCATTAAACCACATACGACGAGGGACGGGAGAGCCGCTCGTCCTCGTTCACGGCCTAGGCGGCAGTTGGCGGACGTGGTTGCCGGTCCTCGACGACCTGGCCGCCGAGCGCGAGGTGATCGCGGTCGATCTCCCCGGCCACGGCGCCACGCCGCCGTCGCCCGGCGAGACGTCGATCGAGACGCTGACCGACGCCGTCACGTCGTTTCTCGAGGCGAACGATCTCCGCGGGGTCGATATCGTTGGAAACTCGATGGGCGGACGGCTGGTCCTCGAACTCGCGCGTCGGGGGGTCGTCGGCGCGACCGTGGCGCTCGATCCCGGCGGATTCTGGACGGGCTGGGAGCGGTACTTCTTCTACGCGACGCTCGCCCCGTCGATCCGCCTCGTCCGGTTGCTCCAGCCGGTGTTGACCCCGCTTACCGAAAGCGCCGCGGGTCGAACCCTGCTTCTGGCCCAGCTCTCGGCGCGCCCGTGGGAACTCCCGGCCGACGTCGCCCGAGAAGAGTTGCGAACGTTCGCCGACTCGCCCGTGTTCGACGAACTGCTGCGGCGGCTGGCGTTCGGCCCCGGGCAGCCGGGAACGGCCGACGCGCCGGGCCCAGTCGTGATCGGGTGGGGTCGCAAGGATCTGGTAACGCTTCCCCGGCAGGCGACGCGCGCGACGGCTCGGTTCCCCGACGCTCGATTACACTGGTTCGAGGGGAGTGGCCACTACCCGCACTGGGACGCTCCCGCGGAGACCGTCCGACTGATCCAGGCGAGTACCGGTTCCCTCGAGCGAACCGAAATCTAA
- a CDS encoding DUF2240 family protein, whose product MSLRVAAAAPFIQNGTTRLEEGEFVVALSLDRDWFSPDQAKRLIDIATREGLLERDGDDLVAGFDPSEVTVPEEFVPDEDILQERSAFERVLDALVADGAEKHEAVGAINALQGDLGVTIEAAAVVYARREGLDVDDIAPIARDAIVEAGTEAEPEER is encoded by the coding sequence ATGAGTCTTCGCGTCGCCGCCGCCGCACCCTTCATCCAAAACGGGACCACTCGCCTCGAGGAAGGCGAGTTCGTCGTCGCGCTCTCGCTGGATCGGGACTGGTTCTCGCCCGATCAGGCCAAGCGCCTGATCGACATCGCGACGCGCGAGGGACTGCTCGAGCGCGACGGTGACGACCTCGTGGCCGGATTCGACCCGTCGGAGGTGACGGTCCCGGAGGAGTTCGTCCCCGACGAAGACATTCTGCAGGAGCGGTCGGCGTTCGAACGGGTGCTCGACGCGCTCGTCGCCGACGGCGCGGAGAAACACGAGGCCGTCGGCGCGATCAACGCCCTCCAGGGCGACCTCGGCGTCACGATCGAGGCGGCCGCGGTCGTCTACGCCCGCCGCGAGGGGCTCGACGTGGACGATATCGCGCCGATCGCCCGCGACGCGATCGTCGAGGCCGGGACGGAAGCCGAACCCGAAGAGCGTTAG